One genomic segment of Drosophila willistoni isolate 14030-0811.24 chromosome 2R unlocalized genomic scaffold, UCI_dwil_1.1 Seg200, whole genome shotgun sequence includes these proteins:
- the LOC26529609 gene encoding putative protein TPRXL, which yields MSLCKIRFLAVLGFCFLTCAPLKGIYGLTCYSCSTLEDCNVADIPQVECQETELFCIFEVDTNNAMASAKCAGAEVCETDANSCCKVDLCIASIVDTATTDSTTPEAITSTAPETTFSTTANSDSTTPEAITSTIANSDPTTTEVTTLTTPEATSSTTESTTTNTGSTSNEDSTISTSDGISSTPDSDSEAPTTEANGSTTEDSNSGGSPSTCTGFGVALVIGCLMLSIFKTNFQKQIVILNI from the exons ATGTCTCTCTGTAAAATACGATTCCTGGCAGTTCTTGGTTTCTGCTTTCTGACCTGTGCGCCATTAAAAGGAATATACGGACTAACATGTTACTCTTGTTCAACATTAGAAGATTGTAATGTAGCAGATATACCACAAGTGGAATGTCAGGAAACTGAgctattttgcatttttgaagTTG ATACAAATAACGCGATGGCAAGTGCCAAATGTGCAGGAGCAGAAGTGTGTGAAACGGATGCTAATTCTTGCTGTAAAGTTGATCTGTGTATTGCGAGTATCGTCGATACAGCTACAACTGATTCCACAACCCCGGAAGCTATCACATCAACCGCACCGGAGACCACCTTTAGTACCACAGCCAATAGTGATTCCACAACCCCGGAAGCTATCACAAGCACCATAGCTAATAGTGATCCCACAACTACGGAAGTTACCACTCTAACCACACCAGAGGCCACTTCAAGCACCACCGAAAGCACCACAACTAATACAGGTTCCACATCCAACGAAGATAGCACTATATCCACATCAGATGGCATCTCAAGCACTCCTGACAGCGACAGCGAAGCTCCTACAACAGAGGCCAACGGAAGCACCACCGAAGACTCTAATAGTGGTGGATCCCCATCGACTTGTACAGGATTTGGTGTTGCTCTGGTCATTGGATGTTTAATGTTAAGTATCTTTAAAACCAATTTTCAGaaacaaattgtaattttaaatatttaa
- the LOC6641777 gene encoding lisH domain-containing protein C1711.05, which translates to MRLISLLLITLICAGATIWSANALQCYECIGKECDELTEEHLVSCNVDNDPVTTPSDETDSTDDTTDKSTPSATSSTTNGVTTSSPGTTTGTTGTTDADTTTTTDEGYSSTIEDESSVSTDDDSSSSNTTDDDSSTNTESSTSDTTEDDSSSSSNDDSSSSSTTESTSESSPNTESSTSDTTEDDSSSSSNDDSSSSITTESSSESSPNAESSTSDTTEDDSSSSTNADSSSSNTTDEDSSTNTESSTSDTTEDDSSSSSNDESSSSITTESASESSPNAESSTSDTTEDDSSSSSNDDSSSTIVTESESPSQSSIDAESSTSGIIEDDSSSASSGASESSSASSETSSSGAETTVGSTEAPVTSRAKRSLAARATDRLLQNYRSYARYRRDAEGQIRTTACYSIVKDNVIQRGCIRIPYGKGGCEAVRIEVNLAADSIGDECDVCQMDKCNSSTSLRLSLGLMLLGLITFGLRSL; encoded by the exons ATGCGTTTAATAAGTCTCCTACTGATCACACTGATCTGTGCAGGTGCCACAATTTGGTCAG CAAACGCCCTGCAATGCTATGAATGCATTGGCAAAGAATGCGATGAATTGACCGAAGAGCATTTGGTTAGTTGCAATGTAGATAATGATCCCGTAACCACGCCATCAGATGAGACGGACTCAACAGATGACACAACGGATAAATCTACACCAAGTGCAACTTCTTCCACTACAAATGGCGTTACGACTTCATCTCCGGGAACAACAACGGGAACAACGGGAACAACTGATGCCGATACGACAACCACAACTGATGAAGGATACTCCTCAACAATTGAAGATGAATCTTCTGTGTCAACTGATGATGACTCCTCTTCGTCCAACACCACTGATGATGACTCTTCAACTAATACTGAATCCTCAACATCCGATACAACTGAAGACGACTCTTCTTCGTCAAGTAATGATGACTCTTCTTCGTCTAGCACAACTGAATCCACTTCGGAAAGTTCACCAAATACTGAATCCTCAACATCCGATACAACTGAAGATGACTCTTCTTCATCAAGTAACGATGACTCTTCTTCGTCCATTACAACTGAATCCTCTTCGGAAAGTTCACCAAATGCTGAATCCTCAACATCCGATACAACTGAAGATGACTCTTCTTCGTCAACTAATGCTGACTCCTCTTCGTCCAACACAACTGATGAGGACTCTTCAACTAATACTGAATCCTCAACATCCGATACAACTGAAGACGACTCTTCTTCGTCAAGTAATGATGAATCTTCTTCGTCCATCACAACTGAATCCGCTTCGGAAAGTTCACCAAATGCTGAATCCTCAACATCCGATACAACTGAAGACGACTCTTCTTCGTCGAGTAATGATGACTCTTCTTCAACCATCGTAACTGAAAGTGAATCCCCTTCACAAAGTTCAATAGATGCTGAATCCTCAACATCCGGTATAATCGAAGATGACTCTTCTTCGGCCAGTTCCGGTGCTTCTGAGTCATCCTCGGCTTCCTCTGAGACGAGTTCATCTGGTGCTGAAACTACTGTGGGATCAACCGAAGCTCCGGTAACAAGTCGGGCAAAACGATCTCTCGCTGCAAGGGCCACCGATCGATTGCTACAAAACTATCGTTCCTATGCACGTTATAGACGTGATGCAGAAGGCCAAATACGAACCACTGCCTGCTACAGTATTGTGAAGGACAATG TGATTCAACGTGGTTGCATTCGTATTCCCTATGGAAAAGGTGGATGTGAAGCGGTGCGTATTGAGGTTAATCTTGCAGCTGATTCCATTGGCGATGAGTGCGATGTCTGTCAAATGGATAAATGCAATAGCAGCACCAGTCTTCGACTTTCTCTAGGTCTGATGCTGCTCGGCCTTATCACATTTGGTCTAAGGAGCCTGTAG
- the LOC6641773 gene encoding uncharacterized protein LOC6641773 translates to MPINEYKCCFLRLLVGLVVAFYLPVGEAIVCYHCDSIALPECAQTLGEVGLLPYVECSSELTCSMSIVDSITYRGCGADTPTTGAAYSKSCATNLCNSGVYPPGRLKCHQCSPDESCVAAPLGKPRPCLYHQEEDECYTDILSTTEGYRGCKSDVNHTVTNTAVECDYNGCNNQLGAWSQICAQCDSTQTGRGCKIDLFQLNTGLCNISLYEECHQEIHLGQEEQEFCFSYRHLNRMVRGCSTQLPEDLEPIRDQLETCQSGDHCNARCITQQRCLSCNSVDNPLCRTNTTALSTSLCGSAEASSCFACEYTDWEIRRGCGAPPSGEANIRNCYECDEDGGCNELDFTRCYRCTTDQTGPGCANWEVPGGIYIEECAQPAASCLIVSYSNGSLERGCQRDDFNCESSNVSNCQRCDGSFCNKGAFPEQRLWCHQCTDCDQISRGQSASPCPWQENEPADQIEGCLEYYDVHQKKTIRGCRTTPELYYQCMLRSEDKCRLCHDQACNNSPGEDLRPYTVKALALLPGKSIASRALKTIDLCFWLLIIYQVIALN, encoded by the exons ATGCcaataaatgaatataaatgTTGTTTCCTTCGACTTCTTGTTGGCCTAGTGGTGGCAT TCTACCTTCCTGTTGGCGAGGCCATTGTTTGCTATCATTGCGATTCCATAGCCCTACCGGAATGCGCTCAAACATTGGGTGAAGTGGGCCTATTGCCCTATGTAGAATGTTCCAGTGAATTGACATGCTCTATGTCCATAG tgGATTCCATAACATATCGTGGCTGTGGTGCGGATACACCCACAACCGGAGCGGCTTATAGCAAGTCGTGTGCTACGAATCTTTGTAACTCTGGAGTTTATCCGCCGGGACGTCTCAAGTGTCATCAGTGTAGTCCTGACGAAAGTTGTGTGGCCGCTCCATTAGGCAAACCAAGACCATGTCTGTATCATCAAGAGGAAGACGAATGTTACACGGATATACTAAGCACAACGGAAGGCTATCGTGGCTGTAAATCGGATGTAAATCATACTGTAACAAATACGGCTGTAGAATGCGATTACAATGGTTGTAATAATCAATTGGGTGCCTGGTCTCAAATCTGTGCTCAATGTGATTCCACACAGACCGGAAGGGGATGTAAAATTGATCTGTTTCAGTTGAATACAGGATTATGCAATATAAGTCTCTATGAAGAATGTCATCAAGAGATACATTTGGGACAAGAAGAGCAAGAGTTTTGTTTTAGCTATCGTCACCTGAATCGCATGGTAAGAGGATGCTCCACCCAATTGCCAGAGGATTTGGAACCCATTCGGGATCAGTTGGAAACATGTCAGAGCGGCGATCATTGCAATGCTCGTTGTATAACCCAGCAACGTTGCCTCTCCTGCAATTCAGTTGATAATCCCCTCTGTCGCACCAATACTACGGCCCTGAGCACTTCTCTGTGTGGTTCGGCTGAGGCATCTTCCTGCTTTGCCTGCGAGTACACCGATTGGGAAATACGTCGTGGTTGTGGTGCCCCACCGAGTGGCGAGGCGAACATTCGCAATTGCTATGAATGCGATGAGGATGGTGGATGCAATGAATTGGATTTCACACGTTGCTATCGGTGCACCACAGATCAGACGGGACCTGGTTGCGCCAACTGGGAAGTACCTGGTGGAATTTATATTGAAGAGTGTGCTCAGCCGGCTGCATCTTGCCTAATAGTAAGCTATTCAAATGGATCCCTAGAACGTGGCTGCCAGCGTGATGATTTCAATTGTGAATCTTCAAATGTATCAAATTGCCAGCGATGTGATGGCAGCTTTTGCAATAAAGGAGCCTTCCCAGAGCAACGATTGTGGTGCCATCAGTGTACAGATTGTGACCAAATATCACGGGGTCAAAGTGCATCACCGTGTCCCTGGCAGGAGAATGAGCCGGCGGATCAAATTGAAGGTTGCTTGGAATACTATGATGTTCATCAAAAGAAAACCATTCGGGGATGCCGCACCACTCCAGAGCTATACTACCAATGCATGTTAAGAAGTGAAGACAAATGCCGCCTCTGTCACGATCAAGCCTGCAATAATAGTCCTGGCGAGGATCTGCGACCTTACACCGTCAAAGCCCTGGCACTATTGCCGGGCAAAAGTATCGCTTCGCGTGCtttaaaaacaattgattTATGTTTTTGGTTATTAATCATTTATCAAGTAATTGCTTTAAACTag
- the LOC6641775 gene encoding variant-specific surface protein VSP4A1 — MQNNILTTLLATALFACGLNLASSLNCYQCNSSADPNCITNLTAVTTVTCDKSCVTYQATNLTLIRDCLDDCPAGVTCQQCKTDNCNTNLVCQNCQGQEDCSVPSKLTDSLAICSEGDVCITQLNDNSTISRSCGTAASCTDSTKCATCDVAKCNVQLFPADRLQCYTCSGDSCDAVNNSTLTPCGLNNAQCYTLGSSAADMQRGCTSDSGTKCTAESTDANCLLCNNETGCNNLTYNRNGGTCVQCDNCSAAQEATAAAACPESNYTQSVGCYTQTKDNVVSRGCLNALAYNVACTNETDCSSCDTANCNIELVEVDTTFKCQRCYTYNYDTCTEGKSEALACDNTTETKCFAGKWGDLVVRDCLDEASELMQYQCVNEVADCKVCDESGCNLWAYSAAGLIQMSLGLIMGLLIIHFV, encoded by the exons ATGCAAAACAATATATTGACCACGCTGTTGGCAACGGCACTATTTGCCTGTGGCCTGAACCTGGCTAGCAGTTTGAATTGCTATCAATGTAATAGCTCAGCGGATCCGAATTGCATTACAAATCTAACTGCGGTGACTACAGTGACTTGTGACAAGAGCTGTGTAACCTATCAAG ccACCAATCTGACTCTTATACGTGATTGCTTGGATGATTGTCCAGCCGGTGTAACTTGTCAACAATGCAAAACAGACAATTGTAATACCAATCTGGTTTGTCAAAATTGCCAGGGCCAAGAGGATTGTTCAGTGCCTTCAAAACTTACCGATAGTCTGGCCATCTGCAGTGAGGGAGATGTTTGCATTACTCAATTGAATGACAATTCAACAATATCCCGAAGCTGTGGCACTGCAGCTTCCTGCACGGATAGTACAAAATGTGCAACATGTGATGTGGCTAAATGCAATGTTCAACTATTTCCAGCAGATCGCCTACAATGCTACACATGCTCGGGTGACTCATGCGATGCGGTTAATAATAGTACCCTAACACCATGTGGCCTGAACAATGCCCAATGCTATACACTTGGCTCCAGTGCAGCAGACATGCAACGTGGTTGCACATCAGATTCAGGGACCAAATGTACTGCCGAATCAACTGATGCCAATTGTCTTCTGTGTAATAATGAGACTGGATGCAACAATTTAACCTATAACCGTAATGGTGGCACTTGTGTGCAATGCGACAATTGTTCCGCAGCACAAGAGGCGACCGCTGCTGCAGCTTGCCCAGAATCCAATTATACCCAAAGCGTTGGCTGTTACACCCAGACCAAGGACAATGTTGTCAGCCGTGGTTGCCTAAATGCCCTGGCATACAATGTTGCCTGCACAAATGAAACTGATTGCTCTAGCTGCGATACGGCCAATTGTAATATAGAATTGGTCGAGGTAGATACGACATTCAAATGCCAACGTTGTTATACTTACAATTATGATACATGCACGGAAGGTAAATCCGAAGCACTGGCATGTGATAATACAACTGAGACCAAATGCTTTGCTGGAAAGTGGG GTGATCTGGTTGTGCGTGATTGTTTGGATGAGGCAAGTGAGTTGATGCAATACCAATGTGTCAATGAAGTGGCCGATTGCAAAGTCTGTGACGAAAGTGGTTGCAATCTCTGGGCCTATAGTGCCGCAGGCCTAATTCAAATGAGTCTTGGCCTAATAATGGGTCTGCTTATTATTCACTTCGTTTAG
- the LOC6641662 gene encoding ER membrane protein complex subunit 5: MGSKFFNKLLLVAGFASLAHAAFSAAHHRTYLRLTEQEWTSLPLDVILQTVVSLVLVIYNIIEVVGNFKEIRATVDMQQKTWDTLGNFPSFYSFNHRGRALNPGYSLDGSDAYENN, from the exons atgggcagtaaattttttaacaaattgcTACTTGTAGCTGGATTTGCAAGCCTCGCCCATGCAGCCTTCTCTGCCGCACATC ATCGCACTTATTTGCGTTTGACTGAACAGGAATGGACTAGTCTGCCGTTGGAT GTTATACTTCAGACCGTGGTCAGTTTGGTGCTGGTCATTTACAACATAATCGAGGTGGTGGGCAACTTTAAGGAGATACGAGCCACAGTGGACATGCAGCAGAAGACTTGGGACACCTTGGGCAACTTTCCATCGTTCTATTCGTTCAATCATCGCGGACGAGCCCTGAATCCAGGTTATAGTTTGGATGGTTCAGATGCATATGAAAACAATTAG
- the LOC111518514 gene encoding flocculation protein FLO11, giving the protein MFNKSYTNIILASTLLLCLITLPVSQADLMCYVCDDCATMPKDAPLLACNEDFFNPGGSTEASTVTTTTPASTTEAVQSTTPIETSPMTIASTTEESSTDLASTTTEEVTSTSTSEQSTESTEAPIPTPNTAGPVETTTGVPTPPQEDLDAVPASAANTTRLLQIGEESSSNVTPLAIRQRRALINTDYSYHCYIVQKSINGSTVTDRGCSRVSTYQSVCGLLMEQNNNTQLSNCDPCSMNACNGSSLLQNSLLVTFLMAAIAALMQAN; this is encoded by the exons atgtttaacaAAAGTTATACTAATATAATTTTGGCTAGCACTTTGCTGCTATGTTTAATTACCCTGCCAG TCTCTCAAGCCGATCTCATGTGCTATGTTTGTGATGACTGTGCCACAATGCCCAAAGATGCCCCCTTGCTGGCATGTAATGAAGATTTCTTTAATCCTGGCGGCAGCACAGAAGCCTCCACAGTGACAACTACTACACCAGCGAGTACAACAGAAGCAGTGCAGAGCACTACACCCATTGAGACTAGTCCAATGACCATCGCTTCAACCACCGAGGAGAGTAGTACTGATCTGGCATCGACAACCACAGAGGAAGTCACTTCAACTTCGACATCAGAGCAGTCGACTGAAAGCACAGAGGCACCCATTCCCACACCAAACACAGCTGGTCCTGTGGAGACTACGACTGGAGTGCCCACACCACCACAAGAGGATTTGGATGCAGTACCAGCTTCAGCAGCTAATACCACGCGGTTGTTGCAGATCGGAGAGGAAAGCTCTAGCAATGTCACACCTTTGGCCATTCGTCAGCGTCGTGCTCTGATCAATACAGATTACAGCTATCACTGCTATATCGTACAAAAGTCAA TCAATGGCTCTACGGTCACAGATCGCGGTTGCTCGCGTGTTAGTACTTATCAATCTGTTTGCGGATTGCTAATGGAACAGAATAACAACACTCAGTTGAGCAATTGTGATCCCTGTAGCATGAATGCCTGCAATGGAAGTTCCCTATTGCAAAACTCACTATTAGTCACCTTTCTGATGGCTGCTATCGCTGCCTTGATGCAGGCCAACTAA
- the LOC6641778 gene encoding protein transport protein SEC7 gives MQFVALFLIFLAGGFSCITALRCYTCEDCDEYANLADLEIEVCSPPPQNGIVSSPGPSPSPGLSPSPSPSPSPSPSPAAPPPAGGGNESEDEDEDDDEDYDSNDSATVGIMPGNGGAQNPAPAPAQVDSEPEEEETNEEEEEEEEEEDDYDDRRRRRVVARQQIIDTPNAVCYTVRLQLNGTVITNRGCTVAMSSNRSAACENLYDPWNILGCDQCEENTCNGPINLSNSVWTNIASSTNVEWTMLASLLSLVLSFF, from the exons ATGCAATTTGTAGcgttatttttgatatttctaGCTGGTGGTTTCAGCTGTATAACAG CATTGCGTTGCTATACCTGTGAGGATTGTGATGAGTATGCAAACTTAGCAGATCTAGAGATTGAGGTATGCAGTCCACCGCCACAAAATGGAATTGTCTCCAGTCCAGGACCAAGTCCAAGCCCTGGTCTCAGTCCCAGTCCCAGTCCCAGTCCCAGTCCGAGTCCAAGtccagcagcaccaccaccagcagGAGGTGGAAATGAAAGCGAAGACGaagatgaggatgatgatgaagattaCGATAGCAATGACTCGGCCACTGTGGGTATTATGCCAGGTAATGGTGGTGCTCAAAATCCCGCTCCCGCTCCCGCTCAAGTTGATAGTGAACCAGAAGAGGAAGAAACCAAtgaagaggaagaagaagaggaggAAGAGGAAGATGACTATGATGATCGCCGGAGAAGACGTGTGGTCGCCAGGCAACAAATAATCGATACACCGAATGCTGTGTGCTATACAGTAAGACTTCAAC TGAATGGCACAGTGATTACGAATCGCGGGTGTACAGTGGCAATGAGTAGTAATCGTTCGGCTGCCTGTGAAAATCTCTATGATCCATGGAATATTCTCGGATGTGACCAATGCGAAGAGAATACCTGCAATGGACCCATAAATCTATCAAATAGTGTTTGGACAAATATAGCTAGTTCAACGAACGTTGAATGGACAATGTTGGCGTCACTACTGTCACTTGTACTCTCATTTTTTTAA
- the LOC26529162 gene encoding Y' element ATP-dependent helicase YLL067C, whose protein sequence is MALLNSKYLSVLGTFLLFCIPFQGVDGLNCYSCSSLENCYTSRSQIACKASEKNCEIKFDATDAIISMNCAETCDEAATCCTGDLCNKYLNYNGINIIAVATDSSANTASPNSGSTQKDSGTVSDSGADTNTTTTEHTTVSSSNTEKNSTDSGSSTGNDTTTAKPSSNGGNLVTSAMSAMALGIAFSLLSVY, encoded by the exons ATGGCTCTATTAAATTCAAAGTATCTCTCAGTGCTTGGCACATTTCTGCTATTTTGCATTCCATTTCAAGGCGTTGATGGACTAAATTGTTATTCCTGCTCTTCCCTAGAGAATTGTTATACTTCTCGATCTCAAATTGCTTGTAAGGCTAGTGAAAAGAATTGCGAAATTAAGTTCG ATGCAACCGATGCTATCATAAGCATGAACTGTGCCGAGACTTGCGATGAAGCTGCAACTTGTTGCACTGGCGATTTGTGTAACAAATACCTCAACTACAACGGCATTAACATTATCGCAGTGGCAACTGATTCTAGCGCAAACACAGCATCGCCAAATAGCGGTTCAACCCAAAAAGACTCTGGCACGGTGTCAGATTCAGGTGCAGATACAAACACCACTACCACAGAACATACCACGGTTTCAAGTTCTAATACGGAAAAGAACAGCACTGATTCAGGTTCTAGTACAGGAAATGATACTACCACCGCCAAGCCCAGCAGCAATGGAGGAAATCTAGTAACTTCTGCAATGTCTGCAATGGCTCTTGGAATTGCCTTTTCCCTTTTATCCGTATATTAA
- the LOC6641774 gene encoding uncharacterized protein LOC6641774, producing MRLNQLFIWITLTALLQWSSAQAQEEAVEEEVHNAPEVSVNASVEQLPMSTTEMPVIEKEREPELDHLTTDMVVEDSTSPPPVLPESTEEKAEEIEAETPETHLPAEQHSLSTVATEKEKATDEEHDSPAVESTDYQNEEPQPEATMPPTNPPTTIGTITVPTLPKVTPPQLPIYCFSCTSPQNGTCMRKPTKRLQCPLKQGQRNGCFTLVERNAKLTMRGCLTELSEEVLTSCLTDDKYCQICYEMTCNEKDAFDATAGAAQVIWPCYLLAISYCLISWLI from the exons ATGCGGTTGAATCAACTTTTCATTTGGATAACTTTGACGGCCTTATTGCAATGGAGTTCGGCTCAGGCGCAGGAGGAGGCGGTTGAGGAGGAGGTGCATAATGCACCTGAAGTCAGTGTCAATGCGAGCGTAGAGCAATTGCCCATGAGCACAACTGAAATGCCagtaattgaaaaagaaaggGAACCGGAATTGGATCACCTGACAACGGACATGGTAGTGGAAGACTCCACCAGTCCACCACCAGTATTGCCCGAGAGTACTGAAGAAAAGGCAGAGGAAATAGAAGCTGAGACGCCAGAGACTCACTTACCAGCTGAACAGCATTCTTTAAGCACTGTGGCCACTGAAAAGGAAAAAGCCACCGATGAAGAACACGATTCACCtgcagtggagtccactgaCTATCAAAATGAGGAACCGCAACCTGAAGCAACTATGCCACCCACTAATCCACCCACCACTATCGGGACTATTACCGTACCGACCCTTCCAAAAGTGACCCCACCCCAGCTACCTATTTATTGTTTTAGCTGCACCAGCCCACAAAATGGAACTTGCATGAGGAAGCCTACCAAACGTTTGCAGTGCCCCTTGAAACAAGGACAACGAAATGGTTGCTTTACTTTGGTCGAAC GTAATGCCAAATTAACAATGCGCGGCTGTCTCACTGAACTTTCCGAAGAAGTCTTGACTTCCTGTCTTACAGACGACAAATATTGTCAGATTTGCTATGAAATGACCTGCAATGAAAAAGATGCCTTCGATGCCACAGCTGGTGCCGCTCAAGTAATCTGGCCATGTTATCTATTAGCTATCAGCTACTGTCTAATCAGTTGGCTTATCTAG